In the Acinetobacter sp. WCHA55 genome, one interval contains:
- a CDS encoding N-6 DNA methylase: protein MPVNNTAKKGLTVFKSALGALKSKIAPEETPTGVFEFADQKITPRTRQANNNKAVALMRELENDPSRTATAEEKLILSRYTGKGGNLEVEGVKGSQYEYYTPLPLANAMWDLMKDLGFDGGAVLDPCAGTGIFAVGRPENTIMQSVELDQVSGTINGMVNDGTNHNVIVSPFEAIASKTQDNTYDAVITNVPFGSKSARGSNARLDIYAEDDLDTYFVKRSIDKLKYGKLAVFLASTKLMTGASSRKFRQQISLKADLVGAYRLPNKVFHPTGADVVTDIIVYRKHSEELTAKIENLYENGQIELLKTSRVLDENIIAGKYYKTEGINNVLGQVTKVTDWRNKQREIEAVVSDDSLANILKLIRRFPDSRIDLNALDLADTQPSVTIQEGDVRVMAGTTFEYMGGQWVAVQQSSGYANVENFETALMAFHSGMSLDDLNAYRTYSQSARISVPAWANQMLDVTVGANSDAYAYWLTQFALYEALQTDITGKYSEHYTALTSAMKGILKDVQSKKYKNSALRTMLNFNAKAFDGADLSAYWYGTAIEVAQTLDVKSAYENAVYMGRADNFMVSVEEIKKSNPDFNPLTDDNYAVNGDGTKVSLNRDYYVGNYGEFLARINAEIETATDPVLREKLISQRHKASEHINHVDVNKLNLSLRATNIDISIKSDFLSIYGGDDVFVNTEGRVEVQAKVPTFDDVARWLKHGNFPSDVRVYFLNRLLDAINNNTRLTLRVPKDVSRAKHDFVMEAFLKYVREIDATFVSYLHSNEAFMQELDGKLNDPFNKEMVTELDESPIEIDGFSPQFEGFEALQTYQNAEIRRLSRRFEGITGFDVGLGKTMASIATAQNLHNIGVKKRTAFVVPSHTISKWLRDVKMTLTDHSGVLVIGSKENSLESINSANYGTDLNLLIKSKDWRIILMTSDAFTMIPLKDSSIEKYYAPKLTGYDLSKDKDRQAYNAFLADKKADMQGDKGRLPYFEDLGIDSIVFDEAQMFKNGDASEGSGNFNTIRGLSLLGEKQLSTRAVSAKIKSEYVRGTNALGDGVVLLSATPITNSPAEIFTMLSLAVGEKKAKNILGGSSIETVDDFLSTFANTESIEGVDITGGLRSDETFTGFKNVELLKNALHTVANIQTARENDLKIPEQEDVPTSIELSQSDRLVLSDLKRAYGLARLAVGNGLHDADDQQFLEEMSQRLGEPADLIAHPFNLISKMQDLILMGQDAVLERGYYINYIAPEDETLAQRVVDAFNKKPPKFTTKRNYPLVEEGDLKIKKRAKNFGESDEYEITVRAYLNEEQNQLCLTANDMKAISILFEVADKNGLDLKPRLSAKLQSMVDNFKQEQLTPMHQGHAKQIIFCDTLAMHHTIKQALIQYCGVPKSQIAILNASIKPDGSSGKVVTDDVQDIQDGFSSNKYTVVIANKKADTGIDLQRGTQAIHHLTTGWTPDSLQQRNGRGVRQGNQQAKVRVYLYNANGTFDEYKLRVINGKSDWINKLMNKSEATGGTLSVSGELSNDELDLMIQADSQEAIEQLLNEREKREVQARLDRTTKQTQMLLTIARRSGLQAEDSKEEVTNALIVLDYKKYVSLLKDEAKTLKTEKLENIQAQKQAIVDRYNGYIPNNTIENWDKGLRSYAEPRGGEPRHTSSLRTYSFGEDFKSIELVKNVLAEDKGPIHQMANNKYSSIQRMAETSKETLFNYEDSPFSREEREMLFNGTARYRDEMGQIERNGDLVKAVNSETGEVLYGMISVKNFEIKYVFNSGFAPTSKSTISVLNANERATAIQAFIDYELARLNELKVYDYTALTTDQANRFVKFSRDLPEVRQAVEAELKTAQAEWITGESKVYATDVRHKEKRQCYWSRHIFTAFYQANPALVQAFNSAFDDVVKAVEFEGENTAILVIPNDKMHLIDQVATSIGYRNRLLDDLYDFAEAQKVKLSFDGADSSMVNDFYQEKVDAVRDTFKRYSLGQLPLPYSTDTVLTDDQKNEILEAMLVTALGEWVSDVKPFYERGRMEYAYKSILETFALDQSSPEAIVKANTKYHSGMGRFKNMSLTGVAFLGTGSFGSAFKSTYKDTMKTYAESIRKKCLWDNRNTCWVVDPEVMLWMMKQDWFKLDEVEFY from the coding sequence ATGCCAGTAAACAACACGGCTAAGAAAGGATTGACTGTTTTTAAAAGTGCATTAGGCGCTTTAAAAAGCAAGATTGCCCCAGAAGAAACCCCGACGGGTGTTTTTGAGTTTGCAGACCAAAAAATTACACCGAGAACCCGCCAAGCCAATAACAATAAAGCCGTTGCCTTGATGCGTGAGTTGGAAAATGACCCATCGCGCACGGCGACCGCTGAAGAGAAACTAATTTTATCCCGTTACACAGGTAAGGGCGGTAATTTGGAAGTTGAAGGGGTTAAAGGGAGTCAGTACGAGTATTACACCCCATTACCTTTAGCGAATGCGATGTGGGACTTGATGAAAGATCTAGGCTTCGACGGTGGTGCCGTCCTAGATCCTTGCGCGGGGACAGGTATTTTCGCCGTGGGCCGTCCAGAAAATACCATCATGCAAAGTGTTGAGCTTGATCAAGTGTCAGGTACCATTAACGGTATGGTGAATGATGGTACAAATCACAACGTTATCGTAAGCCCATTTGAAGCGATTGCATCAAAAACCCAAGACAACACATATGATGCCGTCATTACTAACGTGCCCTTTGGTTCAAAGTCGGCCCGTGGTAGCAATGCCCGTTTAGATATTTATGCTGAGGACGATTTAGACACGTATTTCGTTAAGCGCTCAATTGACAAACTGAAGTATGGAAAATTGGCTGTATTCCTTGCCAGTACCAAATTAATGACAGGTGCATCTAGTCGAAAGTTCCGCCAGCAAATTTCACTTAAAGCTGATTTGGTCGGCGCTTATCGCTTGCCAAATAAGGTATTTCACCCTACTGGTGCCGATGTGGTCACGGATATTATTGTGTACCGCAAGCACAGTGAAGAACTCACAGCAAAAATCGAAAACTTGTACGAAAACGGCCAGATTGAATTACTAAAAACTTCCCGTGTTTTAGATGAAAACATCATTGCGGGTAAATACTATAAAACCGAAGGCATTAACAACGTACTGGGCCAAGTAACCAAGGTTACAGACTGGCGCAATAAACAACGTGAAATTGAAGCGGTAGTCAGTGACGATAGCTTAGCCAATATTTTAAAGCTTATTCGTCGCTTTCCAGACAGCCGTATTGACTTGAATGCATTGGATTTGGCTGATACACAGCCAAGCGTGACCATTCAAGAGGGTGATGTTCGCGTTATGGCGGGTACCACGTTTGAATATATGGGCGGGCAATGGGTAGCTGTCCAGCAATCAAGTGGATATGCCAATGTTGAAAACTTTGAAACGGCTTTAATGGCCTTCCATTCAGGCATGAGCCTTGACGATTTAAACGCCTATCGAACCTATAGCCAATCGGCCCGTATTTCTGTCCCAGCATGGGCAAATCAAATGCTGGATGTCACTGTAGGGGCGAATAGTGATGCATATGCTTACTGGTTGACGCAATTTGCGCTTTATGAGGCTTTGCAGACCGACATTACTGGGAAATATTCAGAGCACTACACGGCGCTTACAAGCGCAATGAAAGGCATTCTGAAAGATGTGCAGAGCAAGAAATATAAAAACTCCGCTTTGCGCACAATGTTGAACTTCAATGCTAAAGCCTTTGATGGTGCTGATTTGTCAGCATACTGGTACGGTACCGCAATTGAAGTAGCTCAAACCTTAGATGTTAAATCAGCTTATGAAAACGCCGTGTACATGGGCCGTGCTGATAACTTCATGGTATCGGTTGAAGAGATCAAGAAAAGTAATCCAGACTTTAACCCGCTTACCGACGATAACTACGCCGTGAACGGTGACGGTACCAAGGTATCGTTAAATCGGGATTATTACGTGGGTAACTATGGCGAGTTCTTGGCCCGTATCAATGCTGAAATTGAGACAGCAACAGATCCAGTTTTACGCGAAAAACTGATTTCACAGCGCCACAAGGCCAGTGAGCATATTAATCATGTCGATGTAAACAAGCTCAATTTAAGCCTACGTGCAACCAATATTGATATATCAATCAAAAGTGACTTTCTCAGTATTTACGGCGGTGATGATGTTTTTGTGAATACTGAGGGCCGTGTGGAAGTTCAAGCGAAGGTGCCGACCTTTGATGATGTGGCCCGCTGGTTAAAACACGGTAATTTCCCAAGTGATGTACGGGTTTACTTCTTAAATCGTTTGTTAGATGCAATCAATAACAATACCCGCCTTACTCTACGTGTACCCAAAGATGTGAGCCGTGCAAAGCATGACTTTGTAATGGAGGCTTTTCTGAAGTACGTCCGCGAAATTGATGCGACGTTTGTATCTTATTTGCATTCCAATGAAGCGTTTATGCAAGAATTGGACGGAAAGCTGAATGACCCGTTCAACAAAGAAATGGTTACAGAGCTGGATGAATCGCCTATCGAAATTGATGGGTTTAGTCCGCAATTTGAGGGTTTTGAAGCATTACAGACCTATCAAAATGCCGAGATCCGCCGTTTAAGTCGTCGCTTTGAGGGGATTACAGGATTTGACGTGGGCCTTGGTAAGACTATGGCATCAATTGCAACAGCGCAAAACCTTCATAATATTGGGGTGAAAAAGCGCACGGCGTTTGTGGTGCCGTCACATACGATCAGTAAATGGCTACGTGATGTAAAAATGACCCTTACAGACCATAGCGGTGTATTGGTGATTGGTTCCAAGGAAAACAGCCTAGAGTCGATTAATAGCGCGAACTATGGAACGGACTTAAACCTACTGATTAAGTCAAAAGACTGGCGCATTATTTTAATGACCAGCGATGCGTTCACCATGATCCCGTTAAAAGATTCAAGTATTGAAAAATACTATGCACCAAAGCTAACAGGATATGACCTGAGCAAAGATAAAGACCGTCAGGCCTACAATGCATTCTTGGCCGATAAAAAAGCCGATATGCAGGGTGATAAGGGCCGTTTACCTTACTTTGAAGACCTTGGCATTGATTCAATTGTGTTTGATGAAGCACAAATGTTCAAAAATGGTGATGCCAGCGAAGGTTCAGGAAACTTTAATACCATCCGTGGCCTATCCCTTTTGGGTGAAAAACAGCTATCTACCCGCGCCGTGTCAGCGAAAATTAAGTCTGAATATGTACGCGGTACCAATGCGCTGGGTGATGGTGTAGTGCTACTCAGTGCGACCCCAATCACCAACAGTCCAGCAGAGATTTTTACAATGCTGTCGCTGGCCGTGGGTGAGAAAAAAGCCAAAAATATCCTTGGTGGTTCCTCAATTGAAACCGTAGACGATTTCTTGAGTACCTTTGCCAATACGGAAAGCATTGAGGGTGTTGATATTACTGGGGGCTTGCGCTCAGATGAAACATTCACTGGCTTTAAAAACGTGGAATTGCTTAAAAATGCACTGCATACCGTGGCAAACATCCAAACAGCGCGTGAAAATGATCTAAAGATCCCAGAACAAGAGGATGTGCCGACCAGTATTGAGCTATCGCAGTCAGATCGACTTGTATTAAGCGATTTAAAGCGTGCCTATGGTCTAGCACGTCTAGCGGTCGGAAATGGCCTACATGACGCAGACGATCAGCAATTTTTAGAAGAAATGAGCCAGCGTCTTGGTGAGCCAGCTGATTTGATTGCACATCCATTCAACTTGATCAGCAAAATGCAAGATTTGATTTTGATGGGCCAAGATGCAGTTTTGGAGCGTGGCTATTACATCAATTACATTGCCCCTGAAGATGAAACCTTGGCGCAACGTGTAGTCGATGCATTCAATAAAAAACCGCCAAAATTCACCACAAAACGCAATTACCCGCTGGTGGAAGAGGGTGATTTAAAAATCAAGAAACGTGCGAAAAACTTTGGTGAATCAGATGAATATGAAATCACCGTCCGCGCCTACTTGAATGAAGAGCAAAACCAATTGTGTCTAACGGCCAATGATATGAAAGCGATTTCAATTTTATTTGAAGTGGCAGACAAGAACGGCCTAGATTTGAAACCGCGTCTATCGGCGAAACTGCAGTCGATGGTCGATAATTTCAAGCAAGAGCAATTGACCCCGATGCACCAAGGCCATGCAAAGCAGATTATTTTCTGTGACACACTGGCAATGCACCACACAATTAAACAAGCCTTGATTCAATATTGCGGTGTACCTAAGTCACAGATTGCTATTCTGAATGCATCAATCAAGCCCGATGGTTCATCTGGCAAGGTGGTAACGGATGATGTGCAAGATATTCAGGACGGCTTTTCATCGAATAAATACACCGTGGTTATTGCCAATAAAAAGGCCGATACAGGTATCGATTTACAACGTGGTACCCAAGCAATTCACCATTTAACGACTGGCTGGACTCCCGATAGTCTTCAACAGCGTAATGGCCGTGGTGTGCGTCAGGGCAACCAGCAAGCCAAAGTGCGCGTTTATTTGTATAACGCTAATGGTACTTTTGATGAATATAAATTACGTGTCATCAATGGAAAATCAGATTGGATTAACAAGTTGATGAACAAATCAGAGGCTACAGGCGGTACTTTATCCGTATCGGGTGAATTGTCGAATGATGAACTTGATTTAATGATTCAGGCCGATAGCCAAGAGGCAATTGAGCAATTACTGAATGAGCGTGAAAAGCGTGAAGTTCAAGCCCGCCTTGACCGCACAACCAAGCAAACACAAATGCTTTTGACTATTGCCCGCCGTTCTGGTTTGCAAGCTGAGGACTCGAAAGAAGAAGTAACCAATGCGCTGATTGTGCTGGATTACAAGAAATACGTGTCTTTACTCAAAGATGAAGCCAAGACCTTAAAAACTGAAAAACTTGAAAATATTCAGGCTCAGAAACAAGCAATTGTTGATCGTTATAACGGGTATATCCCAAATAATACGATTGAGAACTGGGATAAGGGTTTAAGAAGCTATGCTGAGCCAAGAGGCGGTGAGCCGAGACATACTTCATCACTTAGAACGTATAGTTTTGGTGAAGACTTTAAATCAATTGAACTGGTTAAAAACGTACTGGCTGAAGATAAAGGGCCAATTCACCAAATGGCGAATAACAAGTACAGCTCAATTCAACGTATGGCTGAGACATCAAAAGAAACCCTATTCAACTATGAGGACAGTCCTTTTAGCCGTGAAGAGCGAGAAATGCTGTTTAATGGCACGGCGCGGTACCGTGATGAAATGGGCCAGATTGAACGCAATGGGGACTTGGTAAAAGCGGTCAATTCTGAAACGGGTGAAGTGCTCTACGGCATGATTTCTGTCAAAAATTTTGAGATTAAATACGTGTTTAACTCAGGATTTGCACCTACATCGAAAAGTACAATCAGTGTATTAAACGCGAATGAACGTGCGACTGCTATTCAGGCCTTTATTGATTATGAACTGGCCCGTTTAAATGAATTGAAGGTGTACGACTACACGGCGCTTACAACAGATCAAGCCAATCGTTTTGTGAAGTTTAGCCGAGATTTACCAGAGGTTCGCCAAGCGGTAGAAGCTGAGTTGAAAACGGCTCAAGCAGAGTGGATTACGGGTGAATCAAAAGTCTATGCGACCGATGTACGCCACAAAGAGAAAAGACAATGCTATTGGAGCCGTCATATCTTCACAGCGTTCTATCAAGCGAACCCTGCCCTAGTTCAAGCGTTTAACAGTGCTTTTGATGATGTGGTGAAAGCAGTTGAGTTTGAAGGTGAAAACACCGCTATTCTGGTGATCCCAAATGACAAAATGCATTTGATTGACCAAGTGGCAACATCGATTGGCTATCGCAATCGATTGCTCGATGACCTTTACGACTTTGCTGAAGCCCAAAAAGTTAAGCTTAGTTTTGATGGTGCTGATTCTTCAATGGTGAATGATTTCTACCAAGAGAAAGTGGATGCCGTGCGAGATACGTTTAAGCGCTATTCACTGGGCCAATTACCCCTACCCTACTCAACCGACACAGTTTTGACAGATGATCAAAAAAACGAGATCTTAGAAGCAATGCTTGTCACTGCTTTAGGTGAATGGGTGTCTGATGTGAAACCGTTCTATGAGCGTGGACGCATGGAGTACGCTTATAAATCAATCTTAGAAACTTTTGCACTCGACCAGTCTAGCCCAGAGGCAATTGTAAAAGCCAATACCAAGTATCATTCAGGTATGGGCCGATTTAAGAATATGAGCCTTACAGGTGTTGCATTCTTGGGGACTGGTAGCTTTGGTTCGGCGTTTAAATCAACCTACAAAGACACAATGAAAACCTATGCCGAAAGCATTAGAAAAAAATGCCTTTGGGATAATCGCAATACGTGTTGGGTGGTAGATCCTGAAGTGATGTTATGGATGATGAAACAGGATTGGTTTAAACTAGATGAAGTTGAATTTTACTGA